One window of the Pieris brassicae chromosome 2, ilPieBrab1.1, whole genome shotgun sequence genome contains the following:
- the LOC123720003 gene encoding zinc finger protein 674-like isoform X3: MNNNLCRICLEKGLLSSIFLKSYNNIYICDMVQICSNVMVEHSDGLSDQICSNCIYKLEIAYHFKQTSESSDLQMRQHLGLELSRKYKDASIMTEPMVLQKTTLIKRCNKCKPEQRKRCRRKPDSEKMRRGPKPKPKKVHECSQCHKEFRCQTQLDMHVRTHTGDKPFGCMFCPKQFAQKHNLTIHLRIHTGEKPYQCEMCRIYRCSSFTK; the protein is encoded by the exons atgaataataatttatgtagaaTATGTTTGGAGAAAGGACTGTTGtcatctatatttttaaaaagctataacaatatatacatcTGTGATATGGTACAAATTTGCAGCAATGTTATg gTAGAACATAGTGATGGATTATCTGATCAAATTTGTAGCAACTGTATTTACAAATTGGAAATTGCATATCATTTTAAACAAACTAGTGAAAGCTCTGATTTACAAATGAGACAACACTTGGGACTAGAACTCTCTAGAAA ATATAAAGATGCTAGTATAATGACTGAGCCAAtg gTTCTTCAGAAgactacattaataaaaagatg taataaatgtaaGCCAGAGCAAAGAAAACGGTGTCGAAGGAAACCAGATTCTGAAAAAATGCGACGTGGCCCCAAACCAAAACCAAAAAAAGTTCATGAATGTTCTCAATGCCATAAAGAATTCAGATGTCAGACACAACTTGATATGCATGTTAG aaCACATACTGGAGATAAGCCATTTGGATGTATGTTCTGCCCTAAACAATTTGCACAAAAACATAATCTCACAATACATTTACGTATACATACAGGGGAAAAACCATATCAATGTGAAATGTGCAG AATATATAGATGTAGCagttttactaaataa
- the LOC123720003 gene encoding zinc finger protein 32-like isoform X1 translates to MNNNLCRICLEKGLLSSIFLKSYNNIYICDMVQICSNVMVEHSDGLSDQICSNCIYKLEIAYHFKQTSESSDLQMRQHLGLELSRKYKDASIMTEPMVLQKTTLIKRCNKCKPEQRKRCRRKPDSEKMRRGPKPKPKKVHECSQCHKEFRCQTQLDMHVRTHTGDKPFGCMFCPKQFAQKHNLTIHLRIHTGEKPYQCEMCSKRFSTQGNLSVHLKTHTGQKDHICEVCKKAFVTSSELNRHMTKHTGFKKFKCDLCDKGFTQKRELRLHKMRKHTMSNEADDQRDNFNTIDIVNVDDVKILPSTSKDSAHYIDDYLLNKHLFSLNRKIYEFISNRDYLIRLISDFGNSYIRCCL, encoded by the exons atgaataataatttatgtagaaTATGTTTGGAGAAAGGACTGTTGtcatctatatttttaaaaagctataacaatatatacatcTGTGATATGGTACAAATTTGCAGCAATGTTATg gTAGAACATAGTGATGGATTATCTGATCAAATTTGTAGCAACTGTATTTACAAATTGGAAATTGCATATCATTTTAAACAAACTAGTGAAAGCTCTGATTTACAAATGAGACAACACTTGGGACTAGAACTCTCTAGAAA ATATAAAGATGCTAGTATAATGACTGAGCCAAtg gTTCTTCAGAAgactacattaataaaaagatg taataaatgtaaGCCAGAGCAAAGAAAACGGTGTCGAAGGAAACCAGATTCTGAAAAAATGCGACGTGGCCCCAAACCAAAACCAAAAAAAGTTCATGAATGTTCTCAATGCCATAAAGAATTCAGATGTCAGACACAACTTGATATGCATGTTAG aaCACATACTGGAGATAAGCCATTTGGATGTATGTTCTGCCCTAAACAATTTGCACAAAAACATAATCTCACAATACATTTACGTATACATACAGGGGAAAAACCATATCAATGTGAAATGTGCAG cAAAAGATTCTCAACTCAAGGGAATTTATCTGTACACTTAAAAACACATACAGGCCAAAAGGATCAT atatgtGAAGTATGTAAAAAGGCATTTGTTACatcaagtgaattaaatagACATATGACAAAACATActggatttaaaaaatttaaatgtgacCTGTGTGATAAAGGATTTACCCAAAAAAGAGAATTg AGACTACACAAGATGAGAAAACATACAATGTCTAATGAAGCAGATGATCAAAGGGATAACTTTAATACAATAGACATTGTTAATGTTGatgatgttaaaatattgCCTTCTACATCTAAAGATTCCGCACATT atatcgatgactatttattgaataaacatttattttcattaaatagaaaaatttacgaatttatttcaaatcgtgACTACTTAATTCGTTTAATCAGTGACTTCGGTAATAGTTATATTCGATGTTGCCTCTGA
- the LOC123720006 gene encoding uncharacterized protein LOC123720006 has translation MDDYIDMTSHLDAREILRYLNYLGIYNISGEVLKYFITDLKKLIKYDVQHKRLSPTSSDKQEGPERLHSASTFSSRSRSKAYTGKHICCSKGLEGPRKPLSIRLVQSAPTLGQKVESKPAQRSCSCVRVEKKPGSIKESSKPSTTLSQNLIKVPKARPKKKCDPVSLYHYYSSLWEKYKPNVPGENDWSEIRWRIRQKMVQVESHPCSKIVHKAQENRHIRKENNS, from the exons ATGGACGATTACATTGATATGACTTCCCATTTAGATGCTCGAGAAATACTGAGGTACTTAAACtatttaggtatatataatataagcgGTGAAgtgctaaaatattttataacag accttaaaaagcttattaaatATGATGTGCAACATAAAAGACTTTCTCCTACTAGTAGTGATAAGCAAGAAGGTCCAGAAAGATTGCACAGTGCTAGTACTTTTTCCTCACGAAGCCGGTCTAAAGCTTATACTGGGAAGCACATTTGTTGTAGTAAAGGGTTAGAAGGGCCTCGAAAGCCTCTATCTATTAGACTAGTGCAATCCGCACCAACTTTAGGACAAAAGGTTGAATCTAAACCTGCTCAAAGATCATGTTCATGTGTCAGGGTAGAAAAGAAACCTGGAAGTATTAAAGAATCTTCTAAACCATCAACTACTTTATCACAAAATT taATAAAAGTGCCTAAAGCAAGACCAAAAAAGAAATGTGATCCAGTATCTTTGTATCATTACTATTCATCATTGTGGGAAAAATATAAACCCAATGTACCTGGAGAGAATGACTGGTCTGAAATAAGGTGGAGGATTAGACAGAAAATGGTTCAAGTGGAGTCACATCCTTGTAGTAAA ATTGTCCACAAAGCTCAAGAAAATAGACATAtcagaaaagaaaataatagctGA
- the LOC123720007 gene encoding NADH dehydrogenase [ubiquinone] 1 subunit C2 has protein sequence MSSQLSAIELLKLGDEGRKKPFLNQYWSYIMGVAFGLGTGVFMNFGTRRPVMSGIQKHVIATVGWCGLLTYVQKYRDDYLAEKDAVFRHYIELHSEDFPVPERKKIADILEPWVPIR, from the exons atgagCAGCCAGCTTTCTGCTATTGAACTTCTAAAACTTGGTGATGAAGGAAGAAAAAAACcgtttttaaatcaatattggTCTTATATAATGGGAGTTGCGTTTGGCTTGGGAACGGGAGTTTTCATGAATTTTGGGACTCGTCGACCTGTTATGAGTG GTATTCAAAAGCATGTTATTGCAACTGTTGGCTGGTGTGGCTTACTTACATATGTTCAAAAGTACAGGGATGATTATTTAGCTGAAAAAGATGCCGTTTTTAGACACTACATTGAGTTACACTCTGAAGATTTTCCTGTACCAG aAAGAAAGAAGATTGCAGATATCTTGGAACCCTGGGTGCCTATCAGATAA
- the LOC123720005 gene encoding 39S ribosomal protein L4, mitochondrial, with product MASLLINALRKIHISTPQIRSSFLSSSAVCSNTLTITKKDWKYPPQFTKPREVWIENVDTVEEKKLGLFELHPLVYAATPRIDIIQRNVIWQRKFRWVSWAHTKTRAEVRGGGKKPWPQKGQGRARHGSIRSPLFRGGGVAHGPRSGKTHFYMLPFHLRIHGLTSTLSAKLAQDDLHVVKDLELPSDEPEYLIDLIESRNWGPSVLIVDDTDYAPRNLTVASDSLPHVNIMPVYGLNVYSMLKHDTLILTQSAAEKIEERILHYLHSDTKKQQAQFKLDQV from the exons ATGGCGTCTCTGCTTATTAATGCATTAAGAAAAATTCATATTTCTACTCCTCAAATAAGATCTAGTTTCCTTTCATCATCAGCTGTATGTTCTAATACTTtaactattacaaaaaaagatTGGAAATATCCCCCTCAATTTACTAAGCCTCGGGAGGTATGGATCGAGAATGTGGACACAGTAGAAGAGAAGAAATTGGGACTTTTTGAATTGCATCCTTTAGTGTATGCTGCAACACCTCGTATTGATATAATTCAACGCAATGTTATTTGGCAAAGGAAGTTTCGGTGGGTTTCATGGGCTCACACTAAAACGCGAGCGGAGGTTAGAGGTGGAGGCAAAAAGCCTTGGCCACAGAAAGGACAAGGAAGGGCGCGTCATGGTTCAATTAGATCGCCATTGTTTCGTGGCGGTGGTGTCGCACATGGACCAAGATCAGGAAAAACACACTTTTACATGTTACCATTTCATTTGCGGATTCACGGCCTCACATCTACATTATCTGCAAAGTTGGCTCAAGATGACTTACATGTTGTTAAAGATTTAGAATTACCTTCTGATGAGCCAGAATACTTAATTGACCTTATTGAGTCAAGAAATTGGGGTCCATCTGTACTTATTGTTGATGA TACTGATTATGCACCGAGAAATTTAACAGTAGCAAGTGATAGTTTACCACATGTTAATATAATGCCAGTATATGGTCTCAATGTTTATTCAATGTTAAAACATGATACCCTCATTCTGACTCAGTCAGCTGCTGAAAAGATTGAAGAAAGAATACTTCACTACTTGCATTCAGATACTAAAAAGCAACAGGCTCAATTCAAACTTGATCAagtttaa
- the LOC123720370 gene encoding rRNA-processing protein FCF1 homolog: MGKQKKTRKIVEKRFAQMKKMISPNDSRIKPSERKGSSKKKPDPHLKIREVPQSSSALFFQYNTQLGPPYHIIIDTNFINFSIKNKLDIVQNMMDCLYAKCIPYITDCVLGELEKLGRKYRVALRIIKDPRFERLGCLHKGTYADDCIVQRVTQHKCYIVATNDKDLKRRLRKIPGVPIMYVADHKYTIERMPDAYGAPKGAI; this comes from the exons atg GGCAAGCAAAAGAAAACTAGAAAGATAGTTGAAAAAAGATTTGCACAAATGAAGAAAATGATAAGCCCCAACGACAGCAGGATAAAACCAAGTGAACGCAAAGGTTCGTCAAAAAAGAAACCGGACCCACATTTAAAGATACGAGAAGTGCCACAATCGAGTTCAGCTTTATTCTTTCAATATAACACACAGCTTGGCCCTCCTTACCATATCATTATCGATAccaactttattaatttttctattaaaaataagttagaTATAGTACAAAATATGATGGACTGTTTGTATGCTAAATGTATTCCATACATAACCGATTGTGTATTAGGAGAACTAGAAAAACTTGGACGGAAATACAGAGTAgctttaagaataataaaagacCCTCGATTTGAAAGACTGGGTTGTTTACATAAAGGAACATATGCTGATGACTGTATTGTTCAAAGAGTTACACAACACAAATGTTATATTGTAGCTACTAATGATAAAGACTTAAAAAGACGATTAAGAAAAATACCTGGTGTACCAATCATGTATGTTGCAGATCATAAATATACTATAGAGAGAATGCCTGATGCTTATGGGGCACCAAAAGGTGcaatttaa
- the LOC123720003 gene encoding zinc finger protein 32-like isoform X2 translates to MNNNLCRICLEKGLLSSIFLKSYNNIYICDMVQICSNVMVEHSDGLSDQICSNCIYKLEIAYHFKQTSESSDLQMRQHLGLELSRKYKDASIMTEPMVLQKTTLIKRCNKCKPEQRKRCRRKPDSEKMRRGPKPKPKKVHECSQCHKEFRCQTQLDMHVRTHTGDKPFGCMFCPKQFAQKHNLTIHLRIHTGEKPYQCEMCSKRFSTQGNLSVHLKTHTGQKDHICEVCKKAFVTSSELNRHMTKHTGFKKFKCDLCDKGFTQKRELRLHKMRKHTMSNEADDQRDNFNTIDIVNVDDVKILPSTSKDSAHCKSDVNVTIKNQGLYLFSHSVFGQTLT, encoded by the exons atgaataataatttatgtagaaTATGTTTGGAGAAAGGACTGTTGtcatctatatttttaaaaagctataacaatatatacatcTGTGATATGGTACAAATTTGCAGCAATGTTATg gTAGAACATAGTGATGGATTATCTGATCAAATTTGTAGCAACTGTATTTACAAATTGGAAATTGCATATCATTTTAAACAAACTAGTGAAAGCTCTGATTTACAAATGAGACAACACTTGGGACTAGAACTCTCTAGAAA ATATAAAGATGCTAGTATAATGACTGAGCCAAtg gTTCTTCAGAAgactacattaataaaaagatg taataaatgtaaGCCAGAGCAAAGAAAACGGTGTCGAAGGAAACCAGATTCTGAAAAAATGCGACGTGGCCCCAAACCAAAACCAAAAAAAGTTCATGAATGTTCTCAATGCCATAAAGAATTCAGATGTCAGACACAACTTGATATGCATGTTAG aaCACATACTGGAGATAAGCCATTTGGATGTATGTTCTGCCCTAAACAATTTGCACAAAAACATAATCTCACAATACATTTACGTATACATACAGGGGAAAAACCATATCAATGTGAAATGTGCAG cAAAAGATTCTCAACTCAAGGGAATTTATCTGTACACTTAAAAACACATACAGGCCAAAAGGATCAT atatgtGAAGTATGTAAAAAGGCATTTGTTACatcaagtgaattaaatagACATATGACAAAACATActggatttaaaaaatttaaatgtgacCTGTGTGATAAAGGATTTACCCAAAAAAGAGAATTg AGACTACACAAGATGAGAAAACATACAATGTCTAATGAAGCAGATGATCAAAGGGATAACTTTAATACAATAGACATTGTTAATGTTGatgatgttaaaatattgCCTTCTACATCTAAAGATTCCGCACATTGTAAGAGTGATGTAAATGTAACCATTAAAAATCAGgggttatatttatttagccaTTCAGTATTTGGACAAACTTTGACTTAA